The Candidatus Melainabacteria bacterium DNA segment ACTGCTGCAGTTCCATAACCAGCTGCTGCAATAGCTCCTGCTGCTCCACCTGTTGCTACTGTTGCTCCTACGATTATTGCTGTATTTCTAGTTACTTTTAAAGCTGTCTCTGTTCTTGAAAGAAACTTATCAGCACTTTCAATACCTTTGTTAGCTTCTTGTAAATTCTGGATTGCTTGTTTTCCTACTTGTATTGTTTGTTGTCTGGATTCTTGTTGTTTATTTTCTATTAGAGCTTTTGCTTGGCTAAAGTTACCTTGCTTTACTAGCTCTGTAACTTGTCTTTGAGTTTCTAGAAGTTTATTTCTTTGCTCAGTAAGTTGCTCTCTGGTTCTTCTGTCATTTTCTAATTGCTTTTTTAATGTAGAAGTTAAACCAGATACTTTTGCCCAAAAGCCACAGTTGTTACATTCTTTTTGTGTGTTTTGTAAGTTCCTGTTTGCTCCATTTACTCTTTCACCTAAATATTTAATTCTTTCTTTAAGTTTCTCTTGAAGTTTTTCAATTTCTATAGACTGAACAGATGCTTGCTGGGCCGCCTGCCCTAATAAGGGCTGAGATTGAGTTCCTGCTTGTCTTATCGAGTCAGTCATAAATATTAATAAAGAATATTAGTACTTTCTAAATAGTACAAAGGTATCTGGTTTGAATTGTTATAAGGTTAAAGATTAAATAAATTTAATCTTAATTAAAACCTTCACTTAGGAGTTTCACTATTTTGTTAGAAACTAATTAAAGTCGTTATCTTGCAGTCCTCTGGCAATTTCTTTCTACCGCTTAAAAATCCTAATTCTACTACAAATGCTATCCCTACTATAATTCCGCTGATTTTTTTAACTAGTTTTACTGCAGCTTCTGCTGTACCGCCAGTTGCTAAAAGATCATCTACAATTAAAACCCTCTTCCCGGGCTCTATTGCGTCCACATGAATTTCAAGACTGTCTTTTCCGTATTCAAGATCATATGATACTCTCTCAGTTTTTGAAGGAAGTTTCCCAGGTTTTCTAATTGGTATAAATCCCTTCTCCATTTTATAAGCAAGTGCACTGCCAAAAATAAATCCTCTTGCTTCAATTCCTGCAATGTAATCTATTTTTTGTTTTTCAAAATATTTTG contains these protein-coding regions:
- the apt gene encoding adenine phosphoribosyltransferase; translated protein: MPAKEIDKKLPELIKSKIRDIEDFPREGIVFKDITTVLKDPEAFKHSIDLLSKYFEKQKIDYIAGIEARGFIFGSALAYKMEKGFIPIRKPGKLPSKTERVSYDLEYGKDSLEIHVDAIEPGKRVLIVDDLLATGGTAEAAVKLVKKISGIIVGIAFVVELGFLSGRKKLPEDCKITTLISF